The proteins below are encoded in one region of Candidatus Brocadiaceae bacterium:
- a CDS encoding serine protease, with protein sequence MDQETDRAIDALEDLAAGVDYALIGPQDSRVHEISTKRFPFNTVCYLGRDFGDGLWRGCTGALIGPKTVLTAGHCVYSHKFGRAPEKITVIPGRSDRVIMPYGSIISKRYYAPKRYVKAVHPRNSDRKGFDYGIIILPRAFLGIKEFMKLKSFSQAELDKIKQRALITIAGYPGDRPIGTLWRHTERLKKVTPRRLLYTVDTCPGHSGSPVWYLERENRRRFILGVHTSGILDELGRSYGCSKGAILAPPGMMNSGVRITPEVIENIRNPHRKTNDERTMIKLP encoded by the coding sequence GTGGACCAGGAGACAGACAGAGCAATAGACGCCCTTGAAGATCTTGCAGCCGGGGTTGATTACGCCCTAATAGGTCCTCAGGATAGCAGGGTGCATGAGATAAGCACAAAACGGTTTCCTTTTAATACTGTTTGTTATCTTGGCAGGGATTTCGGTGACGGGTTATGGCGCGGATGCACCGGGGCATTGATTGGCCCGAAAACCGTACTCACTGCCGGACATTGTGTTTATAGTCATAAATTTGGTCGTGCGCCTGAGAAAATTACGGTAATTCCCGGCCGTTCTGACCGGGTTATCATGCCATATGGCTCTATTATTTCAAAGCGATATTACGCGCCAAAACGTTACGTAAAAGCGGTTCATCCACGGAATTCAGACCGAAAGGGATTTGATTACGGCATTATTATTTTGCCACGCGCGTTTCTAGGCATAAAAGAGTTTATGAAGTTGAAGTCTTTTTCACAGGCTGAGCTTGATAAGATCAAACAAAGAGCCTTGATAACGATAGCGGGCTATCCGGGAGACAGGCCGATTGGGACATTATGGCGCCACACCGAGAGACTGAAGAAGGTGACTCCCCGACGGCTTCTTTATACCGTTGATACCTGTCCGGGACATAGTGGAAGTCCGGTCTGGTATTTGGAACGGGAAAATAGGAGACGTTTTATTCTCGGGGTGCACACATCAGGCATTTTGGATGAATTGGGACGTTCGTATGGATGTTCAAAGGGGGCTATTCTGGCTCCGCCTGGAATGATGAACAGCGGTGTCCGTATAACACCTGAGGTCATTGAAAATATTCGCAATCCTCATCGCAAAACCAACGATGAAAGGACGATGATAAAACTCCCTTAA
- a CDS encoding LuxR C-terminal-related transcriptional regulator encodes MPLKSEFLKKDEKQSKQYCLPMIQKYITDDSVADFAIGEQSFLIIPENLLYEHDAFPKDKIVGKLKTNQKIYYIIKYSEKNGQREKVVNNLVEMLTRRELQIVMLVAEGKVNKQIANQLKISEWTVSTHLRRIFAKLGVDSRASMVYRCSELLSWYSKQFYHRNTM; translated from the coding sequence ATGCCTCTGAAAAGTGAGTTTCTGAAGAAAGATGAAAAGCAGAGCAAACAGTACTGCTTGCCTATGATACAAAAATATATAACGGATGATTCCGTGGCGGATTTTGCTATAGGAGAGCAGTCATTTTTGATCATTCCTGAAAACCTGCTCTATGAGCATGATGCGTTTCCAAAAGACAAAATTGTGGGAAAACTGAAAACAAACCAAAAAATCTATTATATCATAAAATATTCAGAAAAGAATGGTCAGCGAGAGAAGGTTGTGAATAATCTTGTAGAGATGCTTACGAGAAGAGAACTGCAAATTGTCATGCTTGTGGCGGAAGGGAAGGTAAACAAGCAGATTGCAAATCAGTTGAAAATCAGTGAATGGACGGTTTCGACCCATTTACGGCGTATTTTCGCAAAATTAGGGGTGGATAGTCGCGCATCAATGGTCTATCGATGCTCTGAACTTCTCTCATGGTATTCAAAACAGTTTTATCACCGGAATACTATGTAG
- a CDS encoding DUF4438 domain-containing protein: MERIGNRAAGEPKTNAGDLVMLTVSGQIAHPLGKSSPYRIGYDGIPRVLPGTGGVVVNYRVGDRCVGLAGDHIESGVSLRNNKTEIVGKKNGPNLALLTYSCVGNVAKVITGPCKGKLGTVTGKHGGVENLLVDFPSSVLRRLRIGDQIQVYSYGLGLRFTDHPQIKIFSCSPRLIRRWGLRTQTAHVQAPVTHCIPASIMGSGIGKSNAVRGDYDIQLFDPDIRRKYKLETLRFGDFVAIIHSDTRFGRSYRGGAITIGIIVHSDSTVSGHGPGVLTLLTATRRHIEPLKDPNANLSIVLGLRKLPAAKAYCPLIQTKRIPGKGTMMRKPCLPVRLTTKTRHRFPVT; the protein is encoded by the coding sequence ATGGAAAGAATTGGAAATAGAGCGGCTGGCGAGCCAAAGACCAATGCCGGAGACCTTGTCATGTTGACCGTGTCAGGACAGATTGCCCATCCTTTAGGGAAATCATCTCCGTATCGGATTGGCTACGATGGTATACCAAGGGTCCTTCCTGGGACAGGTGGGGTTGTGGTAAATTATCGTGTTGGTGACCGGTGTGTTGGCCTGGCAGGGGATCATATAGAGTCGGGGGTCTCTCTCCGTAATAATAAGACGGAAATCGTCGGCAAAAAGAATGGTCCTAATCTCGCCTTGTTGACCTATTCATGCGTGGGGAATGTGGCGAAGGTAATTACCGGTCCGTGCAAGGGAAAACTGGGAACGGTAACCGGGAAACATGGGGGGGTAGAGAACCTTCTGGTTGATTTTCCCTCCTCTGTGCTAAGACGACTTCGCATTGGCGACCAGATACAGGTGTATTCCTATGGACTCGGACTGCGATTTACCGATCATCCGCAAATAAAAATTTTCAGCTGTTCACCACGGTTGATCAGGCGTTGGGGTCTGCGAACTCAGACGGCACATGTGCAGGCGCCGGTTACCCACTGTATTCCGGCGTCTATTATGGGATCTGGCATTGGCAAAAGCAATGCCGTTCGGGGAGACTATGATATTCAGCTCTTTGATCCTGACATCAGGAGGAAATATAAACTTGAAACCCTTCGTTTTGGTGATTTTGTCGCAATCATCCATTCGGATACAAGATTTGGCCGTTCCTATCGTGGCGGCGCGATTACCATAGGGATAATTGTCCACAGCGATAGCACCGTGAGTGGTCACGGTCCTGGAGTATTAACGCTTTTAACCGCGACGAGACGGCATATTGAACCATTAAAAGACCCAAATGCCAATCTGTCGATTGTCCTCGGGCTGAGGAAGTTGCCAGCGGCAAAGGCGTATTGTCCACTGATCCAGACAAAACGAATACCGGGCAAAGGAACGATGATGAGAAAGCCTTGCTTACCCGTTCGCTTAACGACAAAAACACGACATCGTTTTCCTGTTACGTAA